The genomic region GTATGACGTCGGCTGCGATGCCGTTGGCCGTGAACTCCGGTTGTGTCGCGGTGGCATTCGGCCTTAACGCCGCGGCGCTGTGGACCGCTCCACCCCGTGCGGGTGTCTTCGTCGACGCGGCCGGACGGGCTGGATCGACATGGGGAGTGGGGCCGTGGATGGCCTGGACGTCCCGCTACTGGTTTCCCGCAGTCCTCGCGGTCATCGCCGTGCCCGGCCGCTGTCACAGCCTTGCGGGCGGCCCAACGCCACGGCCACCATATGGCCCGGATCGCTCGAGTCCAGTCGGAAGGGATCGAGCGGCTCGGGGTCGTGTCCGACTCTGATCACGACGGCGTCGAGATCGAGGGACTGCCATGGGCAACGGTGACAGTCACATTCCGCGACTCGAAGGCCGCTCGCGCATGGTGAGCCGGTCGGGAACATTCACCTGGACCCTGCTGCCAAGAATCGGTGACCTGGCCACCATCTGGCTCGACCCCGACCATCCTGACGATCCCGACAGCGCTGTCGTGGCGGTGAACACCCGCGTGATGTCGTAGGCCGTCTGCGGCGAAAGCAACTCTGATGATGTGGCACAGCCGCGCGATACCGAGAAATCACAATCTCACGATCAATCGGCATCCAGCACCCTAGACGAATCCTAGACGCGGTGCTCAACAGTGGCGTCACCTGCACGACCGAAATCGCCGACGTCCTCGGCTACGCCAACCACAGCGCTGTGTCGAAGCGACTCGCACAGCTCCGCGGCGCCGTCGAGGCGTACTTCGACGAGTCTTAATGATCCGTGTCAAGCGGCCGTAGGGACTGCTGCTGTGTCGGTGACGGCCGGTGTGAAGGGCCGGTTGTCGCGCAGCAGCGCCCACAGCACGTCGACCAGGCGGCGGGCCAGGGCGATCAGGGCTTGGACGTGATGTTTACCCTCGGTTCGCTTGCGCTGGTAGAACGTCTTCGATGGGCCTTCGCGCATGGTCGAGACGAGGGCGGCCATGTAGAACACCCGGCGCAGGCCCCGGTAATAGCGCCGGGGTTTGCGCCGGTTGCCGCTCACCCGGCCGGAGTCGCGGGGCATCGGGGCCAGGCCGGCGAACGCGGCGAGTTTGTCGGGGCCGCGGAAGGCGGACAGGTCGCCGCCCGTGCCGACCAGGAACTCCGCGCCCAGCACCGGCCCCAGGCCGGGCAGGCTCTCGATGATCGCGGCCTGGGGGTGGGTGCGGAAGGTGTCGCCGATCTGTTTGGTGAGGTCTTTGGCCTCGCGATCCAGGTCGAGCAGTTGCCTGGACAGGCGGGCGATCAGCGGCGCGGTGACGGCCTCGGCGGGCAGGGCGGCGGTCTGTTCCGCTGCGGCGGCCAGGGCCTTGGCGGTCACGGTGTGCGCGGTCCCGGGGCGAACGCCCAGATCGTGCAGGTGGCGGGTCAGGCCGGGTTCACCGGCGTCGCGGACCGCCGCCGGGGTCTGGAAACCGGTCAGCAGGGTCAGCGCGGCGCGGGTGGTGCAGTCCAGCCTTTTCTCCAGGGCGGGAAAGATCGAGGACAGCAGCTCGCGCAGGCGGTTGACGTCACGAACCCAGTCGTTCATCAGATCGGCCCGTCGCGCGGTGAGCACCGCCAGGTCGGTCACTACCTGGTCCGGGACGGACAGTCGGGGCAGGTCGCCGCGCATTCGGGACGTCTCGGCGATGATCCGTGCGTCCTTGGCGTCGGTCTTGCCCTCGCCACCGAAGGCGCCCGCCATGCGGTTGACCGTCTGCCCGGACACGTAGGTCACCGGCTGTCCGGTGGCCAGCAGCAGCATGACCAGCAGCCCGGCCGCGCCCGAGGTCAGGTCCACCGCCCACCGCACCTCGGCAGCGGCTTTGCCCGCCCGCGCGACGAGCTGCTCGATCGCGACCTGGCCGTTGTCGACCCGTTGGGAGAACACGACTTTCCCGGTC from Lentzea guizhouensis harbors:
- a CDS encoding IS110 family transposase codes for the protein MAVRERIWVGIDVGKIAHHASAVDETGKVVFSQRVDNGQVAIEQLVARAGKAAAEVRWAVDLTSGAAGLLVMLLLATGQPVTYVSGQTVNRMAGAFGGEGKTDAKDARIIAETSRMRGDLPRLSVPDQVVTDLAVLTARRADLMNDWVRDVNRLRELLSSIFPALEKRLDCTTRAALTLLTGFQTPAAVRDAGEPGLTRHLHDLGVRPGTAHTVTAKALAAAAEQTAALPAEAVTAPLIARLSRQLLDLDREAKDLTKQIGDTFRTHPQAAIIESLPGLGPVLGAEFLVGTGGDLSAFRGPDKLAAFAGLAPMPRDSGRVSGNRRKPRRYYRGLRRVFYMAALVSTMREGPSKTFYQRKRTEGKHHVQALIALARRLVDVLWALLRDNRPFTPAVTDTAAVPTAA